One Mycobacterium marseillense DNA window includes the following coding sequences:
- a CDS encoding cupin domain-containing protein: protein MSHNVLQNVIAPAEIIWHETDLGPSFWVSDELAGDDYSARFSAQLTKFGPGGGSSPHHHRYNHAFCFLSGAGVVQLGEHCWETKPGTFVKVPANVVHSLTNLGSDELVFLVIYDPPHMATD from the coding sequence ATGAGCCACAACGTGTTACAGAATGTCATCGCACCGGCGGAAATCATCTGGCACGAGACCGACCTGGGGCCGAGCTTCTGGGTCAGTGACGAGCTCGCCGGCGATGATTACTCCGCACGATTCAGTGCGCAGTTGACGAAGTTCGGCCCCGGCGGGGGATCCTCGCCGCATCATCACCGTTACAACCATGCGTTCTGTTTCCTCAGCGGGGCCGGCGTGGTCCAGCTCGGCGAACATTGCTGGGAGACCAAGCCGGGCACCTTCGTCAAGGTGCCCGCCAACGTCGTGCACAGTCTGACGAATCTGGGTTCTGACGAACTCGTTTTCCTGGTCATCTACGACCCGCCACACATGGCGACCGACTAG
- a CDS encoding maleylpyruvate isomerase family mycothiol-dependent enzyme: MGAVLEAIAEERTTVLELCSQMPDSIWAMDSGCSGWSVQDLVSHMACSFWLAVDPSALPDPGGLPAERAADIYIESRRSMTPDEVVADYESVSARGLEVLAAIEGQNVDIPIGDVGTYPASVVPTTFVFEAFVHIRYDLFAPDGPLQGDPPPVDELRLIPTLDWIEAALPQQNTSLLNELRTGVELRLEGLCPRILRIGDHDDVAARITSDSQAFVRWVTQRGTWESLGVRAEGDPSTLNIVRQIRVF; encoded by the coding sequence ATGGGTGCCGTGCTTGAAGCCATAGCCGAAGAACGCACAACCGTTCTGGAGCTTTGCTCGCAGATGCCGGATTCGATATGGGCGATGGACAGTGGATGCTCTGGCTGGTCGGTGCAGGATCTGGTGTCGCACATGGCCTGCAGCTTCTGGTTGGCTGTCGATCCGTCGGCTCTGCCCGATCCTGGAGGATTGCCCGCTGAGCGCGCGGCGGACATTTATATTGAGTCGCGACGCTCTATGACGCCCGACGAGGTTGTGGCCGACTATGAATCGGTGAGCGCACGCGGTCTAGAGGTGCTCGCCGCGATTGAAGGCCAAAATGTCGACATACCGATCGGCGATGTTGGCACCTATCCGGCATCGGTCGTGCCGACAACCTTCGTCTTCGAAGCCTTCGTTCACATCCGGTACGACCTCTTTGCGCCGGACGGACCGCTGCAAGGGGACCCGCCACCGGTCGACGAGCTACGGCTTATCCCCACCCTTGATTGGATCGAAGCGGCACTCCCGCAGCAGAACACGAGTCTGCTCAACGAATTACGGACAGGCGTGGAGCTTCGCCTCGAGGGGCTGTGTCCTCGGATCCTGCGCATCGGCGACCACGACGATGTCGCCGCGCGCATCACGTCCGATTCGCAAGCCTTCGTGCGGTGGGTTACCCAACGCGGTACGTGGGAAAGCTTGGGCGTTCGGGCAGAAGGGGATCCATCAACTCTGAACATAGTGCGCCAGATCAGGGTGTTCTGA
- a CDS encoding TetR/AcrR family transcriptional regulator encodes MAKGDRRTQAERAAGTREALVAAARPLFASLGFTEASLETIVRDAGVTRGALYHHFADKTELFAAVFEQVEGEMAARMAEAVAAAGQSDPVEIMRLCAGLWLDACADPEIQRIVLLEALAVLGWERWSAIGHRYNIGFVTGLLTDAIESGSIPRQPVEATALTIMGALREATLYIARAADYHQARVDAGVVMDRLLNALRTNAVD; translated from the coding sequence ATGGCGAAGGGCGATCGCCGCACACAGGCCGAGCGGGCTGCCGGCACGCGTGAAGCGCTGGTCGCTGCCGCCCGCCCGTTGTTCGCGTCGTTGGGGTTTACCGAGGCATCACTGGAGACGATCGTTCGCGACGCCGGGGTGACCCGCGGCGCCCTGTATCACCATTTCGCCGACAAGACAGAGTTATTCGCGGCGGTGTTCGAACAGGTGGAGGGGGAGATGGCCGCCCGGATGGCAGAGGCCGTTGCCGCCGCGGGACAGTCCGATCCCGTCGAGATCATGCGGCTGTGTGCAGGCCTCTGGTTGGACGCGTGCGCCGACCCCGAGATTCAGCGCATCGTCTTGCTCGAGGCGCTGGCGGTGCTGGGATGGGAACGCTGGAGCGCCATCGGGCACCGATACAACATCGGATTTGTCACGGGGCTGTTGACCGATGCCATTGAGTCCGGCAGCATCCCGCGCCAGCCCGTCGAGGCGACGGCTCTGACGATCATGGGGGCGCTGCGCGAAGCAACGCTCTACATTGCGCGCGCTGCCGATTATCACCAGGCGCGGGTGGACGCCGGCGTGGTGATGGACAGGCTGCTTAACGCGTTGCGCACCAACGCTGTTGACTAG
- a CDS encoding LysR family transcriptional regulator, which yields MTTLSQLKTFIAVVDQGGFTAASRRLGLSQPAVSRTVATLEKELGLPLFLRRRDGLSLTEAGAVALTHAREAVRQLALMRTEVAGLAGDITGTLNLASLPTATATLVAPQLRTFAQRHPAVTIRLLEGSKEEILDWLDQGAAEAGVVSLPSKGLDVAVLGVQEMVAVVPADSWLASNAIVTYADLAKEPFVRGTGGCADVFMPIARREGIEFDLAFEAREIGATLEIVRAGLGVSILPSAGLPELPGVVVRPLSPLTERRLGIAVSASASAPARAFLEQVAALALD from the coding sequence ATGACGACGTTGTCACAGCTCAAGACGTTTATTGCGGTGGTCGACCAAGGCGGTTTCACGGCGGCGAGCCGGCGGCTGGGGCTCTCGCAGCCGGCCGTCAGCCGCACCGTCGCCACGCTCGAAAAGGAATTGGGGTTGCCGCTGTTCCTGCGTCGAAGGGACGGCCTCTCGCTGACCGAGGCCGGGGCCGTGGCACTAACGCATGCGCGGGAGGCGGTGCGGCAGTTGGCGTTGATGCGCACCGAGGTCGCCGGATTGGCGGGCGACATCACCGGGACGCTGAATCTGGCCAGCCTGCCGACCGCGACCGCCACGCTCGTCGCGCCGCAACTCCGGACCTTCGCCCAGCGCCATCCGGCCGTCACCATCCGGCTGCTGGAGGGGAGCAAGGAAGAAATCTTGGATTGGCTCGACCAGGGCGCCGCCGAGGCCGGGGTGGTCAGCCTCCCGAGCAAGGGCCTCGACGTGGCGGTGCTCGGCGTCCAAGAAATGGTCGCGGTGGTGCCGGCCGACAGCTGGCTGGCGTCCAATGCCATCGTCACCTACGCCGACCTGGCCAAGGAGCCTTTTGTTCGCGGTACCGGCGGCTGCGCCGACGTGTTCATGCCGATTGCGCGGCGGGAGGGCATCGAATTCGACCTGGCCTTCGAGGCCCGCGAAATCGGGGCGACGCTCGAAATCGTGCGGGCCGGGTTGGGCGTGAGCATCCTGCCCAGCGCCGGCCTCCCCGAGCTGCCCGGTGTCGTGGTGCGGCCGCTGTCGCCTCTGACCGAACGGCGTCTGGGCATCGCGGTGTCCGCGAGTGCGTCCGCACCCGCACGGGCGTTTCTCGAGCAGGTCGCCGCACTGGCTCTCGATTAG
- a CDS encoding (2,3-dihydroxybenzoyl)adenylate synthase produces MSPNTPQPSADAVDGFVPFPADRAAAYRAAGYWTGRTLDAILTDATRQWPDRIAVLDAVGGTGFSYADLDDQANRAAGGLRALGIAPGDRVLLQLPNGCQFAVALFGLLRAGAIPVMCLPGHRAAELGHFAAVSGATGLLIPDTAAGFDYRTMALGLVEEHPTLRHVLVDGDPGPFTSWARLCEQAPITPPPPPRDPGSPALLLVSGGTTGTPKLIPRTHDDYVLNATASAELCGLTGDDVYLAVLSAGHNFPLACPGLLGAMTVGATTVFGTDPSPEAAFAAIDRHGVTVTALVPALAKLWAQACEWEPVTPKTLRLLQVGGAKLEPEDARLVRGALTPGLQQVFGMAEGLLNYTRLDDPPELTEHTQGRPLSAADELRVVDAAGGPVPAGAEGELLVRGPYTFNGYFRAERDNERCFDPDGFFRSGDLVRLTDDGYVVVTGRVKDVICRGGETISAADLEEQMHSHPAIFSAAAVALPDPYLGEKVCAAVVFTGQELTLAELNGYLDERGVARHARPDVLVPMTALPTTPIGKIDKKAIAGQISAG; encoded by the coding sequence ATGAGCCCGAACACACCGCAGCCCTCGGCCGACGCCGTCGACGGGTTCGTGCCATTCCCCGCTGATCGCGCAGCCGCCTACCGGGCGGCCGGTTATTGGACGGGCCGGACCCTGGACGCGATCCTGACCGACGCGACACGGCAGTGGCCCGACCGAATCGCCGTGCTCGACGCCGTGGGCGGTACCGGCTTCAGTTATGCGGACCTCGACGACCAGGCTAACCGCGCCGCCGGGGGGCTGCGGGCACTGGGTATCGCACCCGGCGACCGGGTGCTGCTGCAGCTGCCCAACGGCTGCCAGTTCGCGGTGGCGCTGTTCGGGCTGCTGCGGGCGGGGGCGATCCCGGTGATGTGCCTGCCGGGACACCGGGCCGCCGAACTCGGGCATTTCGCCGCGGTCAGCGGCGCCACCGGGTTGTTGATTCCCGATACCGCAGCCGGTTTCGACTATCGGACGATGGCGCTCGGACTCGTCGAGGAACACCCAACGCTGCGGCACGTCCTCGTCGACGGCGACCCGGGGCCCTTCACCTCGTGGGCGCGGTTGTGCGAGCAGGCGCCCATCACCCCGCCGCCCCCGCCACGCGACCCGGGATCGCCTGCGCTGCTTCTGGTTTCCGGTGGCACCACCGGCACCCCCAAACTCATCCCCCGCACCCATGACGATTACGTGTTGAATGCGACGGCCAGCGCCGAACTCTGCGGACTCACCGGCGACGACGTCTATCTGGCGGTGCTGTCGGCCGGCCACAATTTTCCGCTCGCCTGCCCCGGTCTGCTCGGCGCCATGACGGTGGGCGCCACCACCGTGTTCGGCACCGACCCCAGCCCCGAGGCGGCCTTCGCCGCCATCGACCGCCATGGCGTCACGGTCACCGCCCTGGTGCCGGCTCTGGCGAAACTGTGGGCGCAGGCCTGCGAGTGGGAACCGGTGACCCCGAAAACCTTGCGGCTCTTGCAGGTTGGGGGCGCCAAGCTGGAGCCCGAGGACGCCCGCCTGGTACGCGGCGCCTTGACGCCGGGCCTGCAGCAGGTGTTCGGGATGGCCGAGGGGTTGCTGAACTACACGCGCCTGGATGATCCACCCGAACTCACCGAGCACACGCAGGGGCGGCCGTTGTCTGCCGCCGACGAATTGCGCGTCGTCGATGCGGCCGGTGGGCCGGTGCCCGCGGGTGCGGAAGGCGAATTGCTGGTCCGCGGGCCCTACACGTTCAACGGCTATTTTCGCGCCGAGCGCGACAACGAGCGCTGCTTTGACCCCGACGGCTTCTTCCGCAGTGGCGACCTGGTTCGGCTCACCGACGACGGCTACGTGGTGGTCACCGGCCGCGTCAAAGATGTCATCTGCCGCGGCGGGGAAACCATCTCCGCGGCAGACCTCGAGGAGCAGATGCACAGCCACCCGGCGATCTTCTCGGCGGCCGCGGTGGCGCTGCCCGATCCTTACCTGGGCGAGAAAGTCTGCGCGGCAGTCGTTTTCACGGGCCAGGAGCTAACGCTGGCGGAGCTGAACGGCTACCTCGACGAGCGCGGCGTGGCCAGGCACGCGCGGCCCGACGTCTTGGTCCCGATGACCGCGCTGCCCACCACGCCGATCGGCAAGATCGACAAAAAGGCGATCGCCGGCCAGATTTCGGCAGGCTAA
- a CDS encoding SDR family oxidoreductase has product MTAKRVLITGASKGIGRAVADRLAASGDMPVGLARTRPDDFPGEFYAVDLTDRADTGAVLGRALRDRRVDAVVNNVGVARFGRIGSIELDDLFTTYDLNVRTAVQVVQAVLPGMVAAGWGRIVNVTSMTTLGTAERTPYAATKAALEACTRIWAGELAQSGITVNAVAPGPIETEMYRELSPAGSEREARLLQAIPLRRLGTPREIAHAICALLDEDAGYITGQIIRADGGGSIAA; this is encoded by the coding sequence ATGACCGCAAAGCGAGTGCTGATCACCGGGGCGTCGAAGGGAATCGGCCGGGCCGTCGCCGACCGTCTCGCGGCGTCGGGCGACATGCCCGTTGGCCTCGCGCGCACCAGGCCGGACGACTTCCCGGGTGAGTTCTACGCGGTGGACCTCACCGACCGTGCCGACACCGGCGCGGTGCTCGGGCGAGCCCTGCGGGATCGGCGCGTCGACGCCGTGGTCAACAACGTCGGCGTAGCGCGGTTCGGGCGGATCGGCTCGATCGAGTTGGATGACCTGTTCACCACCTACGACCTGAACGTGCGCACCGCCGTGCAGGTCGTCCAGGCGGTGCTGCCCGGGATGGTGGCCGCCGGGTGGGGCCGCATCGTCAACGTCACGAGCATGACGACGCTGGGCACCGCGGAGCGCACGCCCTACGCCGCGACCAAGGCGGCGCTGGAAGCGTGCACGCGGATCTGGGCGGGCGAGCTCGCACAGTCCGGCATCACGGTCAACGCGGTGGCGCCCGGGCCGATCGAAACCGAGATGTACCGCGAGCTCAGTCCGGCCGGATCCGAGCGCGAAGCCCGTCTCTTGCAAGCTATTCCGCTGCGCCGGCTTGGCACACCGCGCGAGATCGCACACGCCATCTGCGCTCTTCTGGACGAGGACGCCGGCTATATCACAGGTCAGATCATTCGCGCCGACGGCGGCGGCAGCATCGCCGCGTGA
- a CDS encoding 3-deoxy-7-phosphoheptulonate synthase: MSLTEFTPAVDTSDHRIVSFRELSAPAAIRTELPLTPARAKAVQRDRDEVSAILAGHDDRLLLVVGPCSVHDPVAALDYARRLAPLAAQYAERLKIVMRVYFEKPRTTVGWKGLINDPAMDGSFDVERGIRTARGLLLDIIDVGLPVGCEFLEPTSPQYIADAVAWGAIGARTTESQVHRQLASGLSMPIGFKNGTDGNIQVAIDGVKAAAAAHHFFGTDDVGRAAVVETMGNPDCHVILRGGTAGPNYDAASVITAIERLRKAGLSELVMIDCSHANSAKDHARQAEVAAEVTARIAAGERGIAGLMLESFLVAGAQSLSGELTYGQSVTDACMDFATTADLLAELYAALG, from the coding sequence ATGTCCCTCACCGAATTCACCCCAGCTGTCGACACGTCTGACCATCGGATCGTCTCGTTCCGGGAACTTTCGGCCCCCGCCGCGATTCGCACCGAACTGCCGCTGACCCCGGCGCGCGCCAAAGCCGTCCAGCGCGACCGCGACGAGGTGTCGGCTATCCTGGCCGGCCACGACGACCGACTTCTCCTCGTGGTCGGCCCCTGCTCGGTGCACGATCCCGTCGCCGCGCTCGACTACGCGCGCCGGCTCGCCCCCCTTGCCGCCCAGTACGCCGAACGACTGAAGATCGTGATGCGGGTCTACTTCGAAAAGCCGCGCACCACCGTGGGCTGGAAGGGGCTCATCAACGACCCCGCCATGGATGGCAGCTTCGACGTGGAACGCGGCATCCGCACCGCACGAGGGTTGTTGCTCGACATCATCGACGTCGGCCTCCCGGTGGGGTGCGAATTCCTGGAACCCACCAGCCCGCAGTACATCGCCGACGCGGTCGCCTGGGGCGCCATCGGCGCCCGGACCACCGAGTCGCAGGTGCACCGCCAGCTGGCATCGGGGTTGTCGATGCCCATCGGATTCAAGAACGGCACCGACGGCAACATCCAAGTCGCCATCGACGGTGTCAAAGCCGCAGCGGCGGCGCACCATTTCTTCGGAACCGATGACGTGGGTCGCGCGGCCGTCGTCGAGACCATGGGCAATCCCGACTGCCACGTGATCCTGCGGGGCGGCACCGCCGGCCCGAATTACGATGCGGCCTCGGTGATTACGGCGATCGAGCGGTTGCGCAAGGCCGGCCTGTCCGAGCTGGTCATGATCGACTGTTCGCACGCCAACTCCGCCAAAGACCATGCGCGACAGGCCGAGGTCGCCGCCGAGGTGACCGCTCGCATCGCGGCGGGCGAGCGCGGCATCGCCGGCCTGATGCTGGAAAGCTTCCTGGTGGCCGGCGCCCAATCGCTCAGCGGCGAACTCACCTACGGCCAATCCGTCACCGACGCCTGCATGGACTTCGCGACCACAGCTGACCTGCTGGCGGAACTTTACGCGGCGCTGGGCTGA
- a CDS encoding PPE family protein, SVP subgroup, which yields MDFAVLPPEVNSGRMYAGPGSGSMLAAATAWEELANQLHATAASIESVISGLTSEPWQGPTAATAAAAAAPQMAWLNATAERATQAGAQAKAAAAAYESAHAMTVPPPEIAANRSQLTSLVATNYLGQNMPAIAATEVAYGEMWAQDVAAMYGYAGASRAASQVTPFTPPEQTTNQGGLTAQSAAVAQAAGTSAGQAQSGLPTSSAMSAVPNALQSLTSSSAGLSDFSSFANPYNLVSLGSGFLGDGVGLIGVSGAAGFISEAEHELAESGAGSKTVAAPDKVGTPGAPRPPGAATTVSAGLGRASSLGGLSVPQGWSTAAPEIRLTGLEAPSATPASRPGPGLLGQMPLLGGAPLMTMSGGADSRDRRSADEGQAGDRRAVAAAIAPGRGALRREVSTGAATELREITDVLGKLADLRASGALTDTEFTEQKQRLLGTR from the coding sequence ATGGATTTCGCGGTATTGCCGCCGGAGGTCAACTCCGGGCGCATGTACGCGGGCCCCGGTTCGGGATCGATGCTGGCGGCGGCAACGGCGTGGGAGGAGCTGGCCAACCAGCTACACGCCACGGCGGCCAGCATCGAATCGGTGATCTCGGGGCTGACCAGTGAGCCATGGCAGGGACCGACGGCCGCGACGGCGGCCGCGGCGGCCGCGCCGCAAATGGCATGGCTGAACGCCACCGCCGAGCGGGCCACGCAGGCCGGCGCCCAAGCCAAAGCGGCTGCGGCGGCCTACGAATCGGCCCACGCGATGACCGTGCCCCCACCAGAGATCGCGGCGAACCGTTCCCAGCTGACGTCCCTGGTCGCCACCAACTATCTGGGCCAGAACATGCCGGCGATCGCGGCCACCGAAGTCGCCTACGGCGAAATGTGGGCCCAAGATGTCGCCGCGATGTATGGCTATGCCGGTGCCTCGCGAGCCGCCTCGCAGGTCACACCCTTCACCCCGCCGGAGCAGACGACCAATCAAGGCGGACTCACCGCGCAAAGCGCCGCCGTCGCCCAGGCCGCCGGCACCTCGGCCGGACAGGCGCAATCGGGATTGCCTACCAGCAGCGCGATGTCGGCGGTGCCGAACGCGCTACAGAGCCTGACGTCGTCGTCCGCGGGCCTCAGCGACTTTTCGAGCTTCGCGAACCCCTACAACCTGGTCTCGCTCGGGTCCGGGTTTTTGGGGGACGGCGTCGGTCTGATCGGTGTATCGGGTGCCGCGGGCTTCATTTCGGAGGCCGAACACGAACTTGCCGAATCTGGTGCCGGCTCGAAGACGGTCGCGGCGCCGGACAAGGTGGGAACTCCGGGGGCGCCGCGTCCACCGGGAGCGGCGACGACGGTGTCGGCGGGACTGGGCCGCGCGTCATCTCTGGGCGGCTTGTCGGTGCCGCAGGGCTGGTCCACGGCCGCCCCGGAAATACGCCTCACCGGGCTCGAGGCACCCAGCGCCACTCCCGCGAGTCGCCCCGGTCCTGGACTGCTCGGGCAGATGCCCCTGCTGGGCGGTGCGCCGCTGATGACGATGTCCGGGGGTGCAGATTCCAGGGACCGCCGCTCGGCAGACGAAGGCCAAGCTGGTGATCGGCGGGCGGTTGCCGCCGCGATCGCGCCGGGGCGCGGAGCGCTGAGGCGCGAGGTGTCCACCGGTGCCGCTACCGAGCTGCGTGAAATCACCGACGTGCTGGGCAAACTCGCCGACCTGCGGGCCAGCGGAGCGTTGACGGACACCGAGTTCACCGAACAGAAGCAACGCCTTCTCGGCACGCGTTAG